CACCTCTTTTTGCTGCGGTATGTCGGCATCTTTTTGTATCTCCTTCTGACTGCAGCCGGCCAGGAAGAGAAAAAAGATGAGGGGCCAAAAAAAGATCTTTGTCATGTTTCTGTTATCCGTTATGGAGCATGGTTTCATTCAGCGGGTTTTGCAATATCATGTACTACATAATCGACAATAACCAAAAACATGAAAGAGTCTGGAAGAAATTTTTTATATGTCGGGAATGGGTTCCTTATCCCTTTTTTTTGTAGGGGATGACATCCTGAAGGCCCGCTTTTTCGAACCCTTTGAGCCGAAGCCGGCAACTGTCACACACACCGCACGCCTCCTCCTCGTTCTGGTAGCAGCTCCATGTCAGCTCCAGTGGAACGCCGTATTCTACTGCGGTTTTTACGATATCCTCTTTTTTCAGATGCACAAGCGGCATGCGTATCTGTATGCGTGTCTGCTCCTTCGTGCCGAGGTTGATCGCTCTCTCCATCGCTTCGATAAAGGATTCCCTGCAGTCGGGATAGCCGCTGCTGTCCTCCTCCACCACGCCGATGTAGAGCGCTTCGGCCCCCTCTTTTTCCGCCACGGCGGCGGCAATGCTCAAAAAGATGCCATTGCGGAACGGAACGTAGGTTACGGGAACCC
This genomic interval from Hydrogenimonas urashimensis contains the following:
- the queC gene encoding 7-cyano-7-deazaguanine synthase QueC, with the translated sequence MKRAVVILSGGMDSTTAAYIARAEGYEIVALHFDYRQRTQRRERRAFEAICDRMGVVNRYLIDLPFFEQIGASALTDRSIDVPTGGIEEGVPVTYVPFRNGIFLSIAAAVAEKEGAEALYIGVVEEDSSGYPDCRESFIEAMERAINLGTKEQTRIQIRMPLVHLKKEDIVKTAVEYGVPLELTWSCYQNEEEACGVCDSCRLRLKGFEKAGLQDVIPYKKKG